A window from Culex pipiens pallens isolate TS chromosome 3, TS_CPP_V2, whole genome shotgun sequence encodes these proteins:
- the LOC120422289 gene encoding DNA repair protein XRCC2-like → MCEIETAVQIAHRMVSRTSSAVRCLDTNLFPGDGGPAKGELVELTGKTNCGKSVLMLELIARIILPVEHGGHGVGAVFVNCDNNVHMLRLLDIMEKQIVNNSSPAGRNMGREEIRRIREESFTRLTMIKCCTMDEFEFTLLSLNDVFLKHPAASYLLIDSLVAFYWNKCTEKNLIRMDTYLKSLCVRLEKLCKELQLVAIFTRPSYFGTGRESTSDGLVEGSQSGAVAAVLAASTSAFGSGGGGNWKQVVKHRIELAEAVTPTPSEDRKFNAFVTSRERQLIKFFVIDGYGISWLN, encoded by the coding sequence ATGTGCGAAATTGAAACCGCCGTCCAAATCGCCCACCGGATGGTGTCCCGCACGTCCAGTGCGGTGCGCTGTCTGGACACTAATCTCTTTCCCGGGGACGGCGGACCGGCAAAAGGCGAACTGGTCGAACTCACCGGCAAAACCAACTGCGGCAAATCCGTACTGATGCTGGAACTGATTGCGCGGATAATCCTACCGGTGGAGCACGGTGGCCACGGCGTCGGTGCGGTGTTTGTCAACTGCGACAACAACGTCCACATGCTGCGGCTGCTGGACATCATGGAGAAGCAGATCGTCAACAACTCGAGCCCTGCCGGGCGAAACATGGGACGGGAGGAGATTCGTCGCATTCGGGAGGAATCTTTTACGCGGTTGACCATGATCAAGTGCTGCACCATGGACGAGTTTGAGTTTACGCTGCTTTCGTTGAACGACGTCTTCCTGAAACATCCCGCGGCTTCGTACCTTCTGATTGATTCTCTGGTGGCGTTTTACTGGAACAAATGCACCGAGAAGAACCTCATCCGGATGGACACTTATCTGAAGTCACTGTGCGTCCGGCTGGAGAAGCTCTGCAAGGAACTCCAGCTGGTGGCCATTTTCACACGGCCGTCCTACTTTGGCACTGGGCGCGAATCGACCTCGGATGGGCTGGTTGAAGGGAGTCAATCTGGTGCGGTGGCCGCAGTCCTGGCGGCGTCGACTTCAGCGTTTGGATCAGGGGGAGGAGGCAATTGGAAGCAGGTTGTGAAGCATCGGATTGAGCTGGCCGAAGCGGTCACGCCGACGCCGAGCGAGGATCGCAAGTTTAACGCCTTTGTGACGTCCCGGGAGCGGCAGTTGATCAAGTTTTTTGTGATTGATGGGTATGGGATTAGCTGGTTAAACTGA
- the LOC120422286 gene encoding cilia- and flagella-associated protein 44, whose translation MSQSERGSVNVPERALISKIVRSSSCTIPSEILDFDYSYGYDCKRPFNLCKIDDGVLVFASGNLIHFLDVATRTVTTRRSSTGGGIGCIQINPNPELCHLTVGENGTDPPVIIYQYPEMTVVNILNNGTTRSYSRIDYNASGELLASQGGDPDYMLTVWNWREGEIILRCKSFSNDVINVMFSPSVPGHLTSCGLGHIKFWKMAETFTGLKLQGELGRFGKTEISDIVGILPMPDEKVLSGCQWGNVLVWEAGLIKLEVCRKGRKPCHLGPITQISVRDGEVMTCGMDGFIRVWFWETVELADPPDDDRVVQIEPIMEFKIGSESYNSELMCLIRKEGDFQWYAQDGNGGIWECDITPAYKPAAPQQLLKCHAGPIVAVQTSPVSNHVATLGSDGRLFMYDYTSREMIFDYQFSSSGRAMLWFPFSVDPTGLAMVLGFEDGFIRIVTVCLDDSDTECPVKLIQVMKSHSEAITVLAMNVRETILVSGSEDKSIFVHQLIRGNPHVSLEPIGLVYTPSAMSTINWKPQAAATAILGCRHGQVLEVELPEEPESYTDVSFHLKNTDIRQLTFQSVKSEIKRNIHIAEIEEKKQKKRVRKMKSLERIRVENPGVEIDQEAFLEDSEEEEELEPLYIPKIPNAVLWVQYTEENTLWLSMAGYDAGFVYEYGFDDEDPISCTPIPGAEDTEITSYIFDHNYLIFGMGDGSIRVNRVHEDFRNLNDYWKLNMHYNLSGKVTGLAFSYDFQYLFSVGTDGNLFAYKWHSDEAPVAALKRKTTEDELTLTEDIDDPAFLSLEQQKIKQENDRKAKLLNDRKNEILNTVAEYRKQFEAILARNQALPESQRIPMECFDLDERITADLKRELQAEMDLVKRKTAFDVEKARLSGEKLRKFFLEEMESMPIEVLGVRIETSVKSFRIGKLNDEYFQTVADLKERIEAEEARRRLAKTTDHAKLENREDSQQDKRESFLEGLTQSTIDFKLETKMRRLLAKYRERKSKEQVRKMEWEDLKSKKPDPNVNHPDDDQAIKEAASTIGDYKLKTDAGYEPNEEELETTMTKYRDLLAVRNEIFTIRNNYNKEVFALRDKKKELMEYVEQKKQKLLGIHDELPEDQRKLPTVEVKINEEVEYPENKFKLQEETEAVRDQRAAKPKPKLEYGSTAYVEHMQKYYLGLTPCPSGTPFTPTGTEWETELRRTRLIKMTYKQDKIINKIMKRIDEFDQDLTKLAERRLKVELDAKYLEIYQLTLYQELWILKDFEKIERKMIGTVEDLTLERNGLQKSIIDAKHCIEQTKQEMEHIRTEQKAIVQQFTAHCADNSFLPFLKRIFKKKYKPCRINQDRDQDTESSSEYSSEDIDALESAVEGEISKIFLDEQPCPLGCDPELYELTIKLRNEKNELEKRQYEENKALNETIKMMENYKMKMAYVETRLTDKKRELLNFRREKQARLNDIDTLVILKMDQLQYFRTETEFYDIENSLLFNNEKLMKLYSRVGQLAMETLETKRKHRINVVHLARMRTDIKFMDQQIVDLKEEINQAMIKKFGRVINLDELEETILRKFAFEMRANMDDVKKSYAERARDLKSLHSKKQEELTKVIQEGTEKLHVLTVLQEENNNLTKMLANQKKLLEKREQMQINYDSDLMKLKEIAKAQKEQINMLQRDIRTLSMKCKPLSSETAQILEPMTQTRSPKIADDSTYPNVMDSAPPSTRASSPDNFLYNEISSLVDDFLVDHLGTIVQKSDIKRVVTHLSHYLSNIIANFAPEHASDLLPHIIENFKSFIPEELLLTIPPQSIAELIENIFRTFKEGYDIDTKEILAEIVNNSLEMVPPASQNYSHNILADILKQVLSTLHVSDVTHPETVNFIANGLRNKPGIDPPAVNVELLTSELLQYAAENMVDDIGQETVKHVIEGILHHSAK comes from the exons ATGTCACAATCCGAGCGTGGTTCCGTCAATGTTCCCGAGAGAGCTCTAATCTCAAAGATAGTTCGTAGTTCGTCCTGTACCATCCCCTCGGAGATTCTTGACTTTGA CTACTCCTACGGCTACGATTGCAAGCGTCCTTTCAACCTGTGCAAGATCGACGATGGTGTCCTGGTGTTCGCTTCCGGTAATCTGATCCACTTCTTGGATGTTGCCACCCGTACGGTAACGACCCGCCGCAGCTCAACGGGCGGTGGCATCGGGTGCATCCAGATCAATCCGAACCCCGAGCTGTGCCACCTGACCGTGGGGGAAAACGGCACGGATCCGCCGGTCATCATCTACCAGTATCCGGAGATGACCGTGGTGAACATCCTGAACAATGGCACCACGCGGTCGTACAGCCGGATCGATTACAACGCCAGTGGGGAGCTGCTGGCGTCGCAGGGTGGCGACCCGGACTACATGCTGACGGTGTGGAACTGGCGCGAGGGCGAGATCATTCTGCGCTGCAAGTCCTTCTCGAACGATGTGATCAACGTGATGTTTTCGCCGAGCGTGCCCGGACATTTGACGTCGTGTG gGTTGGGCCACATCAAGTTCTGGAAAATGGCAGAAACCTTTACCGGACTGAAGCTTCAGGGAGAGTTGGGTCGCTTTGGTAAGACCGAGATTTCCGACATTGTGGGTATTCTTCCGATGCCAGACGAAAAGGTGCTCTCCGGGTGCCAGTGGGGAAATGTTCTGGTTTGGGAGGCGGGTTTGATCAAGCTGGAAGTCTGTCGCAAGGGTAGAAAGCCGTGCCATCTGGGGCCAATCACGCAGATTAGTGTCCGCGATGGTGAGGTCATGACCTGCGGCATGGACGGGTTCATCAGGGTGTGGTTCTGGGAGACAGTGGAACTGGCTGATCCCCCGGATGACGATAGGGTTGTGCAGATTGAACCGATCATGGAGTTCAAGATTGGAAGTGAGTCGTACAATAGCGAGTTGATGTGTTTGATACGGAAGGAGGGTGATTTCCAGTGGTACGCCCAGGATGGAAATGGTGGAATTTGGGAATGTGACATCACACCGGCGTACAAGCCCGCGGCACCTCAACAATTGCTCAAGTGTCACGCCGGACCGATCGTGGCGGTTCAGACAAGTCCGGTCTCGAACCACGTGGCCACACTCGGCAGTGATGGAAGATTGTTCATGTACGATTACACCAGCAGAGAGATGATCTTCGATTATCAGTTCAGTTCGAGTGGTCGCGCCATGCTTTGGTTTCCGTTCAGCGTTGATCCAACCGGATTGGCAATGGTTCTGGGATTTGAGGATGGTTTTATTCGCATCGTCACCGTATGTTTGGACGACTCAGATACCGAATGTCCGGTGAAGTTGATACAAGTGATGAAGTCACACTCGGAAGCGATCACCGTTCTGGCGATGAATGTAAGGGAAACTATTCTCGTTTCCGGATCGGAGGACAAGAGCATCTTTGTACATCAGCTCATTCGCGGAAACCCTCACGTGAGTCTCGAACCAATCGGATTGGTCTACACGCCATCTGCAATGTCAACAATCAACTGGAAACCTCAGGCTGCAGCCACGGCTATTCTCGGCTGTCGCCACGGTCAAGTACTGGAAGTTGAACTTCCGGAAGAACCGGAATCCTACACGGACGTGTCTTTCCACCTGAAGAACACCGACATACGACAACTTACCTTTCAGTCTGTGAAGTCTGAGATCAAAAGAAACATCCACATCGCAGAGATTGAAGAGAAGAAGCAGAAAAAGCGCGTCCGGAAGATGAAATCTCTGGAGCGCATTCGGGTGGAGAATCCCGGCGTGGAAATCGATCAAGAAGCTTTCTTGGAAGACTCTGAAGAGGAGGAGGAGCTGGAACCGCTGTACATTCCCAAGATTCCCAACGCGGTGCTGTGGGTGCAGTACACAGAGGAGAACACCTTGTGGCTATCGATGGCTGGTTACGATGCGGGTTTCGTGTACGAGTACGGATTCGACGACGAAGACCCGATCTCGTGCACACCCATTCCGGGCGCAGAGGACACCGAGATTACAAGCTACATTTTTGA CCACAACTACCTGATCTTTGGCATGGGTGATGGTTCGATCCGCGTGAACCGCGTACACGAGGACTTTCGCAACCTGAACGACTACTGGAAGCTGAACATGCACTACAACCTGAGCGGCAAGGTGACCGGACTAGCGTTCAGCTATGACTTTCAGTATTTGTTCAGCGTCGGAACCGACGGCAATCTGTTCGCCTACAAGTGGCACTCGGATGAGGCACCCGTCGCGGCGCTCAAAAGAAAAACAACCGAAGACGAACTGACCCTGACAGAGGACATTGACGATCCCGCGTTTCTCTCGCTTGAACAACAAAAGATCAAGCAGGAAAACGACCGAAAAGCAAAACTGTTGAACGATCGGAAGAACGAAATCCTCAACACCGTCGCGGAATATCGCAAGCAGTTTGAAGCGATCCTGGCGCGCAACCAGGCCCTGCCCGAGTCCCAGAGAATTCCTATGGAATGCTTCGATCTGGACGAGCGCATTACGGCGGACTTGAAGCGGGAGCTGCAAGCGGAAATGGACCTGGTTAAGCGCAAGACGGCGTTTGACGTTGAGAAGGCGCGACTATCTGGTGAGAAGCTGCGAAAGTTCTTTTTGGAAGAGATGGAAAGCATGCCGATCGAGGTGCTGGGAGTTAG GATTGAAACTTCGGTCAAGTCGTTCCGTATTGGGAAGCTGAATGATGAATACTTTCAAACAGTTGCCGATTTGAAGGAGCGAATCGAAGCAGAGGAAGCTCGACGAAG ATTAGCGAAAACCACCGACCATGCCAAGCTCGAGAACCGCGAGGACTCCCAGCAGGACAAACGGGAGTCGTTCCTCGAGGGGCTAACCCAGTCGACGATCGACTTCAAGCTGGAAACGAAGATGCGCCGTTTGCTGGCCAAGTATCGCGAGCGAAAGTCGAAGGAGCAGGTTCGAAAGATGGAG TGGGAAGACCTGAAAAGTAAGAAGCCCGATCCTAACGTAAACCATCCGGATGACGATCAGGCCATCAAGGAAGCTGCCAGCACGATTGGAGACTACAAACTGAAAACCGACGCCGGATATGAACCTAATGAGGAGGAGCTGGAAACCACGATGACAAAGTATCGTGACCTGTTGGCGGTTAGAAACGAGATTTTTACAATTCGTAACAACTACAACAAGGAGGTCTTTGCGCTTCGGGATAAGAAGAAGGAACTTATGGAGTACGTGGagcaaaagaagcaaaaactgctcgggATTCATGACGAGCTGCCGGAGGATCAGCGTAAACTTCCGACTGTTGAGGTTAAAATAAATGAAGAAGTTGAATATCCAGAAAATAAGTTCAAACTTCAAGAAGAAACCGAGGCAGTTCGCGACCAAAGAGCGGCTAAGCCGAAGCCCAAGCTAGAGTATGGCAGCACTGCATACGTTGAACACATGCAGAAGTACTATTTGGGTTTGACGCCGTGCCCGAGCGGAACCCCGTTCACACCGACGGGTACAGAGTGGGAAACTGAGCTTCGTCGAACGAGGCTCATCAAAATGACGTACAAGCAGGATAAAATCATTAACAAAATCATGAAACGCATTGACGAGTTTGATCAGGATTTAACCAAACTTGCGGAACGACGATTGAAGGTCGAGCTGGACGCCAAGTACTTGGAAATCTATCAGCTGACGCTCTACCAAGAGCTCTGGATCCTGAAGGACTTCGAAAAGATTGAACGCAAAATGATCGGCACCGTCGAGGATCTCACACTGGAGCGCAACGGTCTGCAGAAGTCAATCATCGACGCCAAGCACTGTATCGAGCAGACAAAGCAGGAGATGGAGCACATCCGCACCGAGCAGAAGGCGATCGTGCAGCAATTTACCGCTCACTGTGCGGACAACAGCTTCCTGCCGTTTCTCAAGCGAATCTTCAAGAAAAAGTACAAACCTTGTCGGATCAACCAGGACAGAGACCAGGACACGGAATCGTCGAGCGAGTACTCGTCCGAAGATATTGACGCGCTGGAGAGTGCAGTCGAGGGCGAGATCAGCAAGATCTTTCTGGACGAGCAGCCGTGTCCGCTTGGGTGCGACCCGGAGCTGTACGAGCTGACGATCAAGCTGCGAAACGAGAAGAACGAGCTGGAAAAGCGTCAGTACGAGGAGAACAAGGCACTGAACGAGACGATTAAGATGATGGAGAACTACAAGATGAAGATGGCGTACGTGGAGACTCGGTTGACGGACAAGAAGCGGGAACTGCTGAATTTCAGG CGCGAGAAGCAAGCTCGACTCAACGACATTGATACGCTGGTGATCTTGAAGATGGATCAGCTGCAGTACTTTAGGACGGAGACGGAGTTTTACGACATTGAAAACAGTCTGCTGTTCAACAACGAGAAGCTGATGAAGCTGTACTCGCGGGTGGGTCAGCTTGCGATGGAAACCCTGGAGACGAAGCGCAAACATCGCATCAACGTAGTTCATCTGGCACGAATGCGGACGGATATAAAGTTTATGGATCAGCAGATTGTCGATTTGAAGGAGGAAATAAATCAAGCGATGATCAAGAAGTTTGGTCGAGTTATCAACTTGGACGAGCTGGAGGAAACGATTCTGAGGAAGTTTGCGTTTGAGATGAGAGCGAATATGGACGACGTTAAGAAGAGTTATGCGGAGAGGGCTCGGGACTTGAAGAGCCTTCACTCTAAAAAGCAGGAAGAGCTGACGAAGGTGATTCAGGAAGGCACGGAAAAGCTTCACGTTCTGACAGTATTGCAAGAGGAGAATAACAACTTGACAAAGATGTTGGCGAACCAGAAGAAACTACTTGAAAAACGTGAGCAAATGCAGATCAACTATGACAGTGATTTGATGAAGCTCAAGGAGATCGCGAAAGCTCAAAAAGAGCAAATCAATATGCTTCAACGGGACATTAGAACTCTGAGTATGAAGTGCAAGCCACTGAGCTCGGAAACTGCGCAGATCTTAGAACCCATGACCCAAACAAGATCACCGAAGATTGCGGACGATTCAACTTATCCGAACGTGATGGATTCGGCTCCACCCAGCACGCGAGCCAGCTCACCGGACAACTTCCTGTACAATGAGATCTCCTCTCTGGTTGACGACTTCCTGGTCGATCATTTGGGAACCATCGTACAAAAATCAGACATCAAGCGGGTCGTCACACACCTCTCCCACTACCTCTCAAACATCATCGCAAACTTTGCCCCGGAACATGCCAGCGACCTGCTGCCACATATCATCGAAAACTTCAAGTCCTTCATCCCAGAGGAGCTTCTCCTAACAATCCCACCCCAATCGATCGCCGAACTAATCGAGAACATCTTCCGAACCTTCAAGGAGGGCTACGACATTGACACCAAAGAGATCCTCGCCGAAATCGTCAACAACAGCCTGGAAATGGTGCCGCCAGCATCCCAAAACTACTCCCACAACATTCTGGCAGACATCCTGAAGCAAGTTTTGTCCACGCTGCACGTTTCGGACGTGACCCACCCGGAGACGGTCAACTTTATTGCGAACGGTCTGCGGAACAAACCCGGCATTGATCCACCGGCGGTAAACGTGGAGCTGCTTACGTCGGAGCTGCTTCAGTACGCCGCGGAGAATATGGTCGATGACATTGGCCAGGAAACGGTGAAGCATGTGATTGAGGGAATTTTGCACCACAGTGCTAAGTAG